TTTCAGCCTCTACGAGATACCTAcagaaaatatatagaaaaatttaatctaTACATAAATAGGGTGTTTATATACAAGCATTCATCTATGTGTTTTGAACTTAAATTGTAACAAAAAATTTCAAGGTTGATATTTTATCAaggtaatttatatattttgatgtgATAGTGTTACAATCCTTTCCTAACGGtggacaaaaataaaagtaaaaatgcaTAGAGTATTAGTTAATGATAGTGtatatttcaatttgaataaagttaaaatatttaattcacattctttttatttgtaatttaaaaaaatattacaattgTAAAAGTGTTTCTGATGGATTCAAAttgtatatagatatttaaagatattttagagttttaatgataatatttctatatataatatggtgaaaatatatgtttttacctcattttagtttttgtcTAAATTCATGAAATAATCAGCAAAAATGAGAATTTGAGCTAAAAATGTACTAACGAGCTTTAATTGGACTGCAGCTATAAAAAGCTCGAGAATCAAACACCTGGGCTATCAATAGCTTGGGTctaatttaattcattaaggCTTAAAAAGAGggtttaagtaattattatgtaattagtagataattatcttttgagTTATTTAGTTTGTTTAGAAAAATAAGGGATAACTATAGTAGTTATGTGCTAAGAAAAGAACTCTAAGAAGGGATCTTTACAAGAAGTAGAGATTAATCAAAACAGGGGGTTCTGAAGGCTATTAAGATTCTCTCTGCAGAATTTTCTATAGTTTATCATCTTCTATATCTAGCTAGCTTGAGTTGCATCATTTTTTGAAGAATCAGATAAGTTTTTTGAAGACGTGGAAAAAGACgaccaatcttcttcattcCTTGAAGAGCCTTTGAATTTTGAgggagttttaattttttgttttatgaatcttaagtctttttatttaattacaatgatcattggattaaatatgttaggctatattccataagtgtttagtttggttttttatttatgtatgaactttatatattttgagcttaatgaatgatttctttaccttcatatgttcattagtttcatctattattattggttgaccatcgtatcaatttagtaataatatttgttatgaaaatttttaggttaaaaatattagaacattatttttactttaatctatgttggtttaagaaacctaagttgcatcattaacttgaatgatttagaaaaaagacatatcaccatctcatttgtTAGATTAGGACttaaggagattactaagtaaaagttatattaaattctactttataatatatttcatattaattattctagttgcatatttattttctaattatttaatttcttttgttaaacttaagatcattatcaaaatattggcttagagtgtttatatttattttcagtattttgTGTAATAGAtggtctttataatatatgctttataatttcttgtgAGATCGATCTCTTGGTGAACTTGCCCGAACTGTAATTCAGTTCGTGCATTTGCGAGTACTAATTTAGACACatcattcttaaaattaaaatagaatatatttatgagtattcaaacttaatttttgaaaaaagataaataaattattttaaaaattaaatttgaaaagtctataaaaatttaagaataaatcattcatataaatatatcttttaacactCAATAACAAATTTAAACAAGTTAGAATCtgaacattaataaaatattttttttaaaagtaaaagcatcttaataaatttttaaattatacttattttctattatatgaaaataataccAAAAGACTAGAAATCTAAAAAGTtgcttaatttattatcttttagcatgggtatattaaaaaattaagactaataaatttcttaatttattcttttcttaattttattttaaaagttagattttccttttttttattttttttatttttaaaaattataaaataaaaagtattattagaatacatatttaacaataaatcaaaatagGCTATAATTTAATAGGAAAGTATAAAGAAGCATTAAAGCAGATGCATGGTTTTCATTACGttcaaaggaaaagaaaaagcttttATTGGACTGTCAGACAGTTTCTGTGACAGACATTTATCCCTTACAGACTGGGTAATAATCCGATCAAGGTTATCGCTATTTCCCAACAAGGACGCGATTTCAAACTTATCCAGGAAATTCTTATCCCTAAACTTGCAGAAGCGAGCAGCCGAACTGTAGCTGTTCCCGTCCCTGGTCTTCCTAATCGATTCCAAGGTACGTTTTAACTATCTTCTTTAGGGTTCTAGCTTTATCCTCCTTTCTTCTCTCTATATTTCTGCCTACCCCTCTAAGACATATTATTCTCTGTTTGATTTGATTATCTGATTATACACTCTCTTTATTTCGTCATTCATTGTTCTCATTTTTGCAATTGTTTTAAGCTGGTCTATATATCGATATAGccaaattttatgcatttatCTTGAAATTGTGATCTGGGTTCTCTGTGTTTGATTCAAATAACTGATGAAAGAGAGAAATTTTTATACAATGGATGCCGTGTTTATACTGCAATTGCCAGTACGAAGTATGTTATTGAAAAGAGTATATTGAATTTGTATGTGCAGTGATACACCCACATTCTTTAACAGTGTTGTTTGGAAGGAAATGAGGAAAGAGAGGGGGggaaaagaatttttttggacgtttagagagagagagagagagagagagagggaaagaaaataacagaACAGTAATTAGATTTCCCAATTTATCTTCATATTtccttccaatttgaaaggaAAGCAAGGACAATGAGAGGAATAAAAGGTAAGTAAAAGGTAAAAATTTGCTTTTATATGGATAAAtggaaatattaattttaaaggaTTAGtgaataaatctaaatttctCTAGTCTGTATCTCACATCCAAACAAACAAGAATGTTATATTTGGTTAAAAtctattagaaaatttatcttacttgagaaaaaaaaaatgaaagagaaagtaaaataaaaatgataaagttgaaagagGTATTTGAGTGTTATAGAATATATTAACTTACGAATGTGGAATTCATTTGGGAGTTCTatctattttgttagaatttaggTTAGCTATATTTCATTCCGCACAAGTTTGATTATttagaattctaaattaactttcacttCATTTAAAGCACAAAACCCTTAGATTTGCAAATGATTTTCATAAATTGTATGGATTTTAACCAAACACAATGTAAATacagttcttttattttcttcttatttctcaCTTATTAGCTCTTTTATTTTCCCTTGTGCTTTTTTGTTTACGAAACATATTGTAGCATTATAGAAGCAGCAATGGGTATCAGAGCAAGAAACGGTAATGATCGTTTGAGGACTGTTTGGACACCTGAAATGGACAGATATTTCATAGGTCTTTTATTAGAACAAGTCAGTAAAGGGAACAAGTTTGATGACCATTTATTTAGCAAAAGAGCATGGAAGAACATGACCTTATTGTTCAAtacaaaattcaaatttcGTTATGAAAAAGATGTACTTAAAAATCGCCATAAAACGCTGAGGAATTTGTACACAGCTGTAAAGAAGCTCCTTGATCAGAATGGGTTTAGCTGGGACAATAATCGACAGATGGTGACTGCTGATAATGATGTCTGGGATGAATATATTAAGGTGAGCATGGCTTCcactatttactaattaaGACTCAATATCTATTGGTGACTGTTGATGAGTTTTTATTGCAGATGCATCCGGATGCACGTGCATATAGAATAAAAACTATCCCGCATTATAAAGACTTGTGTTTGATATATGGAGACGCAAAAATTGAAGAGAAAGGTGAGGTCTAACCTTAATGGCGTGTTTGACAATCTTTTGTCGGGATTATGTTATTGGAACTTTCAAATCTGTTGCTATTTGTAACTAGGCGACAATGCGCTAGAGCTGTTGCCTGATTCAGTTGCAAGTGAAACAACTGAAGCAACTCAGGTGAAGAGTATTGGTGGGGGAGATATGGAGACCTTTCAAGAGATCACGGTTGATGAAGATTTTGGAATCTCTATGTCAAATGTGGCAGTAAATGATTCTGAATCAAAAGAGTTAATGCATGATGTACATCAGGCTACAACAAATGTAAGTGGAAGCACAGCTAGCAACCGTACTAGGACATATTGGCAACCACCAATGGACCGCTATTTCATTGACCTTATGTTGGAACATATGCGGAAAGGAAATCAGATTGATGGTGTTTTCAGAAAACAAGCATGGATGGATATGATCACATCCTTTAATGCTAAATTTGGCTTTAACTATGATGTCGATGTTCTGAAAAATCGTTACAAAACTCTGAGAAGGCAACATAATGTTATAAAGAACCTTCTTGAATTGCCAGGGTTTTCTTGGGATGATACTCGTCAAATGGTGACTGCTGATGATTACGTCTGGCAAGACTATATCAAGGTATGCTTTGTTACTTTGTTAGGAAGTAATGTGAGCCCAAAATTGGGTGTTGTGTATTGTTCATGATTAACAGTCAACTAGTAATGCTCAACTAATTAAAGACTTGTATGAAAGTGAACTAGCAGCATTATAAAAGCTTTGATGTGCTGACATGCAGACACGTACAGATGCACGACAGTTCATGACACGACCTGTCCCTTACTACAAGGATTTGTGCATGATATGCAATGATCAAAACTTTGACGAAAGTGACTGCTGCTCTGCTCAATACTTGGAGCTGCAAAATGACTTCCAAGATGTTAAGGCTCCCAGACCTTCACAGTGTTTTCATTCTCCAGCTCTGTCAGTTTCCACTGAAGAGGAAATTGGCGATATGTTAGAATCTGTAGATACAGGTTCAAAAACTAGTGTGCTTAATGAGAATAAGAAACGCCAGTCCGAAAACCAGTCAAATTCTGGTCACTTTAAAAAGGCTCGGGGCAAAGAGGAGGGGATGGCTAATGCTCTGCGGGAGATGGCAACTGCAGTTTCATCATTATCAGATAAAAGGAAGGATGAGAATACTAATTCTATATCAATAGAGAATGTAGTTAAAGCAGTCCAAGATTTATCAGACATGGATGAAGACCTTATATTAGACGCATGTGATTTCTTGGAGGACGAAATGAAAGCTAAAACATTCATGGCACTGGAAGTCAAACTAAGAAAGAAATGGTTGTTAAGGAAGCTGCGTCCAGAATCGTAGGTCTGaggattttcttttcattctttggCAGGTCGTGCGTACATATGAGGCCTTTTCTCAGAGTCTGCACAGGTTTTAGTTCCTTGGTCGTTACCATTAGCTATGTAAATTTTAACTCATCGAGCATACAGGCTTAAATCGATGcaggtttctttttttttagaaaggCAGTTTTGAGATGTCATGGAGCACGAGAATGAATGTCCATTTTGTTTTCGGTGGAATCCATGATCTTTGCTCCTCTATAAAACAGGtcaaggttttttttttttttttttctccttttcttttccttattatttAGGAATAGGCTTCACATAGTGAGGAAAGTTTGAATAGGTCTTAGTTAGAAGTGACTCCTTAATAGCAAGAGACTTGGCTAATAAATCATCAATGGTCATAAAAAATGCTGATAATATCTTTGTTGTTTTCATGCTGGAAGCACAACGGACATTTTTGCAGCATAGCAATCATCTAATTTTTCAAATCCAAGTCCCAAATCTAACGCCTCAAATTAACAGTGATTTTGCCATTTTCAAGCGAGATAATGCTAATTGCTCAATGAACTGGAAATGCCACATCTTCATTACTAGGAGGCTGCTTTCAATAGTGAATTTATATGAAACTCGATCTAATGACGATCAGAGCATATGATTGAAAATTCGGCGCCAAAGTGCTACCGATATTGATAACTATTGCACCTTCCTTCGCCTCATTTCCACATTCTCTCTTTCCGACAATGAACCCAAACTTTTTTGCGCCAGTTCTGCCAAGAAATCCATTATCCCTAATATCTTGTCCCGCCATTCACCACAGGTTTGGACCATATGACCTTTTGGATAAGGATATTCCAATTGTTCTAGAAACGCATTACAATCACTTGTCCTTTTTAGGTAATGATTAAAGGTTAAATTGTGATTATAGGGGCAGCAACGAGTCCTAGTACACCTTATAGTAATTGCCGATCTGGGGTGGCCTTGATGGATTGTGAAGGAAAAGGTTTATAGAGGGCTCATACACGGCGTTTGCGGGGCAAAATCCGACTTTAGCGGCGTCCGCGGCATACATGTGGGTAGTGGTGGTGAAAAGAATGTGGCTGCTGTAATGGTGGAGAAAGAAGAGGCTTTGAATTTGATGAGACAAGGGTTTCACTGAAGGATTGCTTTTTGCAGCTCGTGCATTCCAGCGTTAGAGCCAGATTAAAAATAACTGAAGACGAAGCTTATACTGTTCGATTGCATGCAGCATTCAGCTGCCTTTGTCCAAGCAAAAGATTAGAAGCCGAGACTGAGTGGACGTTTAAACCACTGTTGCACAACCACATCCAgctttcataataaataagagGAACACTAAATTTCATTATATGTTACAGAATTCAATAACAGAGTACATATAGTCCTGGCTCTCACCTCGCTAATTGGTTAAATTGATTGGTATGATCACTTCCCCATTATGCCTAACCTACCTCTCCTTACCAAGGTACATTCAATACGAACAACATCGACAATggaatttttttgttatgatCTAGAGTTAACAAACAATTGTGCTATACTATATCATAAATCATCCTCAAAGATTGTGGACAATAGCAGCCCCTGCACAAACCGGCTTCTCCTACCCTTCTCAATTTGTTCCTTCTCTGATAAGGGAGATTGGTGCATATCTCTGAAGTAGAAAATTACCATCATTGTTAGCATAACAATAAAGAAGGTTCAGTAGTAATCAGAAAATTAAACATCTAGACAGAAGAACGGTCCGAGCAGAAAAgataaaacatatttaatacTGACATTTCAGGACTCAGATGCAAAATCAAAACACAGATGCATACACTTCGACCGCCTCACTGCACTTGAAATGATATTTTTGATGTTCCTAACTAttatttctcttctcttcctatTGCTAATGTAGCAATCATCACCGTGATGTTTGCattatttaacttaattttccACCAAGttgcatattattaaaataaaatacccATTCAAATTCTTCCTCTTCCAAGAGGCAACTATAACAAAATGTAACCAAACAACTAAcctttctaaaatattttcctCAGAGCTTTTCTCTTCTAAGACTACATCAGGTAAACAATGTGGCTGTACACTTCCAGACTTATCAGCAGGGATTGCATTGTAAAGGAATGACATCAAAGGATCGGGCTCCATCTTTGAGGAAGAAACCGCAGGAGATGGCACATCAAGTAGGCATTGGAAATGCCCATCCTGTAATTCCTTCTTTAGAAGCGAAAGAGTTGAATAAGACCCATCTTTCTGGAGCTTTAATTTTTGCAACCTGTAATTTCTAGTCAAGGAATACTAGGCACAGTTTGAACATCAATAAGAAACAATATCAAAATGCAACTCTAACTgaatataaaaggaaaagatgcAATAGAAAACCTCACCCATAACGAACACAAAGTTTTTAAGAAATTCCAATAACATATTATTCAAAAGGGAAATATGCGAAAAAGATGCATGAtctccaaaataaaatgaaagaaaggaTATCTTGAACATGCTCCCATGCTGAGTGGTTAGATGTCGAACCATACTCACCCCTACTCTTGTGGCGCAGACTGGGCATATCTGCAACCATAATATCCATAAGCAAATTGCTTCAGGAAAGACACTATCAGAACCTGATTGCagcatactaacaaatatccTAATTACAACGGCAAGAAGCATACAATTAACCTCCTAAATGCTAAACAGCTAAAGTAATGGACATGTTCTATCTCTACACCTCCTCTAAGCACAGCCCGAATTATGAACTACTGGAATTCAACCTTCgttaaaaagaaaggaaaaaaaaaaaaaccttccACCCAAAATCATACATATATTCCTTGGATTTGGTATATCTAGGTGCCTCTGGGTTCTGGTCCTAAAGAATAGTTCAGCATCACACACCTTGACCATTCATTACTAAATTCCACTGCTTGAAAAACaatacttcttcttctttttatttatcttttaatccTTCATCTCTTttgtcaaataaaaattaccaaAACCTGCGGCCCTGACCCAAGCTCCAGACACTAGGTTTTTTTAACCCTAGTCACTAACGAAGCAACAATAATCATGGTGTGAAATGATTGCCAAACTCGATGAAGATAGCACATTAATAATTGTTAATAAGTTTAAGTTGATAAACTCGTGCAGAGGTCAACTGAAGATCAGTGTGCATAGAGATACTAAAGCTAGAACGAGTTTTAGGATAGATGTTGTATTAACACTAAGAACAGTACTAGACAATAGTGAATAAACAGATTCACAATAATCTATATCTAAAACAAAACTAGAATAATATATACGACCCACAATTTATGTTAAAAAGGTGAAAACAAACACTATGGATTGAACTACTTTTCTAGCCCCACACTGAACTGTTGAGACTGAAGATTTACTTCTGTCAACCATTAACAAAACAAGCATTGGTAGAAAAAAGGATCCAGTCACAAATAAGTCAAAAGAACTCTTCCACACAAAAAATACAACCTGAATAACAGAAAAAGAAGCCAAAATATCCccacaaaagaaaacaagaaataaagaaagtcACCACCGGCACAACCAATAACTGACAAAATagtaaatatcaaaaaagGTATGAATGTTACCCCTGGCTTAGATTCAAAAGGATGGTCATCATCAATATGAGAGCACAATTCAACTAAATCAAAATCCTCAATGCAAAAGGGGCATGGATACTCTGCCCTaatatcatcatcttcatattcattaatattatctCCATCTACCTCTTCAAAATCCAGGCAAAGATCTATTTCAAAAACAAACGAAAACATAATCACCACATGATAATCATCATATGAATCAATAGACAAAACTAAACAAAATCTCTAGCCCATGAAATTACCAGAAAGAGATCTGAGAGCTGATTGGTAGCTTCTAGAAGAAGTAGAAAGAGCAAAGCTCCATGTATCGTCTTCCATTTCTGAACCCACTCTCTGCTCCTCCTAATTTTCTTGTCAGTTACGATACAAAACCGAAggcttctcttttctttccttttcttttcttattgtaAAGTGTTGCGTTTGGAGTAATAAATAGCAGCGAAATAAAGTGAAGAAGCAGAAGAAAGGAGGAATTGAAATTCGGGGAAGAAGGGGAAGAAATTGGGATTCAATTGTATGGATACTTAGTGAGCAAGGACCTTCGTTTGGATCCCGAAATGACCTCCAACTCCCGCGATTTACCTTAAAACTACCCTTTTATCAAGACGGCTTTTAACTGCCCTTTGTTTTGGACCGACctattcctttcttttgaCCTTTTTTGCCCCTTGAAGTTATTATGTCCaggagtttatttatttatttatttatgataattcTATTTGTAGAAAGTGCCCGAACCGACCAAGGTTTTCCTGTCCTTTACCCCTGTCTCTaggttttagtttttttatattttattttgttatcaCTTTAATTTGGTAAAACAAAATCAGGAGACAAATTTCGTTGAATTTTTCAGAAATGAACTacataaaactcatttttcaGTTACGAATTTCTCATGTTCAAGGTTGtgtttataatttctattatttgaaattgaatttacctaaattttattgaaattttaaatttgaaatttaaaaagtgaaactttatacctaaaactaaaaaataataataaatattggGCCAAGGGAGCCCATGCAAAGAGGGCCTCTTCTCTCAATATATGAGGCCTATTTAGTGTACAAAAACGCGCAAATTAGCGTCGGTTTCTACTTTTCAAAGCTACCTTGTGATTCGCAGCATAAAAATTTCAAGCTCACCGGCGGTTAAATCTCCAAAAGAAATCCTTAGTTTCCATGATTTCAGTTCCTCTCCCGCTCATACTCTCCAAATTCCAcagaattttgtttttctcgCTTCCAAATCCCTCACCCACTGtcaaatttcttaatttgCTTTCTTCCTGTTATCGATGGCAACGAGAAATCGAACCTTGCATTTCAAAAAACACAGAGACGCAGTGAAGAGCGTGCGTGCTCctttatcatcatcatcatcagccTCCGGTTCGAATGGTCCGGTTATTGAAATGGTCAGCACTTCATTTCTTCGTTCCAAACACGCCTCTTATGCTCCTCTTAGCACCGAAGATCCCGGTCCCTCTTCTTCTAGGTATTCTTTGTTTGCTTACTTATACTAATTTTAGGGTTAATTAGGGAATCTTTATTCCAATATTGGctattgaattcttgtatatccACTCTAACAATACGTAATTAATCAACTAATGGCACAGTGCTAGTGATGCATTTACTATTGGTTTGCCACCAGCATGGGTAGATGATAGCGAAGAAGTGTCTGCAAATATTCAACGAATTCGAATTAAAATGGCTGAGTTGGTTAAGGCTCATGCTAAAGCTCTAATGCCTTCTTTTGGAGATGGAGAAGATGATCAGCGAATGATCGAAACTCTTACTCGAGAGATTACTGATTTATTGAGGAAATCAGAAAAGAGGTTACAGAAACTTTCCGCTAGTGAGTCTCCCGAGGATTCAAATGTTAGAAAAAATGTACAGGTAGTAGTTTATGCTTCTCCTTGCGCAAGTGTATGTTGTGTGTTTGTGCATCATTTTGGAGTTTAGTTGATGGTGTTATATGTCTCCTCGATGCAGCGTTCTCTTGCAACAGATCTTCAGAACCTCTCAGTGGATCTACGGCGAAGACAGTCAACGTATCTTAAACGCCTACAGCAGCAAAAAGAGGTCTGCTTATGCATATGCATGTATGTgcattaaaatatgaataaattccTTGACTATACAGAGTTACGTACATGTTATTAGCATGGAAAATCTTAAATTCAGTATATGCTTATTTGAACTTGTATTGCTTAGGTGGCTGTCCTTGCTTCTATTATTTTACAATCTTGAATTGCTCTTTTAACCCTTCTGCTATGTGTTAATGCTGTTATCTGCTTCAAATGGTGACTGTTTCTTTGTATCACTAATCTGTGCCTATGTTAAATCGTAtttgtgtttttgttttaaattattttgtggTTCAGGGACATGATGGGGTTGACTTCGAGATGAACTCAAACGAGAACAAATTCAGATACG
The Ricinus communis isolate WT05 ecotype wild-type chromosome 1, ASM1957865v1, whole genome shotgun sequence DNA segment above includes these coding regions:
- the LOC8265471 gene encoding uncharacterized protein LOC8265471 isoform X2, which produces MVTADNDVWDEYIKMHPDARAYRIKTIPHYKDLCLIYGDAKIEEKGDNALELLPDSVASETTEATQVKSIGGGDMETFQEITVDEDFGISMSNVAVNDSESKELMHDVHQATTNVSGSTASNRTRTYWQPPMDRYFIDLMLEHMRKGNQIDGVFRKQAWMDMITSFNAKFGFNYDVDVLKNRYKTLRRQHNVIKNLLELPGFSWDDTRQMVTADDYVWQDYIKTRTDARQFMTRPVPYYKDLCMICNDQNFDESDCCSAQYLELQNDFQDVKAPRPSQCFHSPALSVSTEEEIGDMLESVDTGSKTSVLNENKKRQSENQSNSGHFKKARGKEEGMANALREMATAVSSLSDKRKDENTNSISIENVVKAVQDLSDMDEDLILDACDFLEDEMKAKTFMALEVKLRKKWLLRKLRPES
- the LOC8265472 gene encoding protein DEHYDRATION-INDUCED 19 homolog 6 isoform X2, which encodes MEDDTWSFALSTSSRSYQSALRSLSDLCLDFEEVDGDNINEYEDDDIRAEYPCPFCIEDFDLVELCSHIDDDHPFESKPGYSLTRNYRLQKLKLQKDGSYSTLSLLKKELQDGHFQCLLDVPSPAVSSSKMEPDPLMSFLYNAIPADKSGSVQPHCLPDVVLEEKSSEENILERDMHQSPLSEKEQIEKGRRSRFVQGLLLSTIFEDDL
- the LOC8265471 gene encoding L10-interacting MYB domain-containing protein isoform X1 — translated: MGIRARNGNDRLRTVWTPEMDRYFIGLLLEQVSKGNKFDDHLFSKRAWKNMTLLFNTKFKFRYEKDVLKNRHKTLRNLYTAVKKLLDQNGFSWDNNRQMVTADNDVWDEYIKMHPDARAYRIKTIPHYKDLCLIYGDAKIEEKGDNALELLPDSVASETTEATQVKSIGGGDMETFQEITVDEDFGISMSNVAVNDSESKELMHDVHQATTNVSGSTASNRTRTYWQPPMDRYFIDLMLEHMRKGNQIDGVFRKQAWMDMITSFNAKFGFNYDVDVLKNRYKTLRRQHNVIKNLLELPGFSWDDTRQMVTADDYVWQDYIKTRTDARQFMTRPVPYYKDLCMICNDQNFDESDCCSAQYLELQNDFQDVKAPRPSQCFHSPALSVSTEEEIGDMLESVDTGSKTSVLNENKKRQSENQSNSGHFKKARGKEEGMANALREMATAVSSLSDKRKDENTNSISIENVVKAVQDLSDMDEDLILDACDFLEDEMKAKTFMALEVKLRKKWLLRKLRPES
- the LOC8265473 gene encoding syntaxin-43 isoform X2, translating into MVRLLKWSALHFFVPNTPLMLLLAPKIPVPLLLAWVDDSEEVSANIQRIRIKMAELVKAHAKALMPSFGDGEDDQRMIETLTREITDLLRKSEKRLQKLSASESPEDSNVRKNVQRSLATDLQNLSVDLRRRQSTYLKRLQQQKEGHDGVDFEMNSNENKFRYEDDEFNDVGFSEYQLTKLKKSKQLSEEREREINQVVASVHELAQIMKDLSVLVIDQGTIVDRIDYNIQNVATSVEEGFKQLQKAERSQQKGGMVMCATVLLIMCFVMLVLLILKQLFV
- the LOC8265472 gene encoding protein DEHYDRATION-INDUCED 19 homolog 6 isoform X1, translating into MEDDTWSFALSTSSRSYQSALRSLSDLCLDFEEVDGDNINEYEDDDIRAEYPCPFCIEDFDLVELCSHIDDDHPFESKPGICPVCATRVGVSMVRHLTTQHGSMFKRLQKLKLQKDGSYSTLSLLKKELQDGHFQCLLDVPSPAVSSSKMEPDPLMSFLYNAIPADKSGSVQPHCLPDVVLEEKSSEENILERDMHQSPLSEKEQIEKGRRSRFVQGLLLSTIFEDDL
- the LOC8265473 gene encoding tlg2p-like protein a isoform X1, producing MATRNRTLHFKKHRDAVKSVRAPLSSSSSASGSNGPVIEMVSTSFLRSKHASYAPLSTEDPGPSSSSASDAFTIGLPPAWVDDSEEVSANIQRIRIKMAELVKAHAKALMPSFGDGEDDQRMIETLTREITDLLRKSEKRLQKLSASESPEDSNVRKNVQRSLATDLQNLSVDLRRRQSTYLKRLQQQKEGHDGVDFEMNSNENKFRYEDDEFNDVGFSEYQLTKLKKSKQLSEEREREINQVVASVHELAQIMKDLSVLVIDQGTIVDRIDYNIQNVATSVEEGFKQLQKAERSQQKGGMVMCATVLLIMCFVMLVLLILKQLFV